The nucleotide sequence GGTGCGCGCCGCTACTACCAGTCCGGCACGCCGTTCCTGCAGCGCTATCTGCCGTTCTGGCTGGCGAACCTGCTCGATCGTCTGATCGTCATGGCCGTTCCGGTGATTGCCATCCTGTTCCCGTTGAGCCGCATCGTTCCGCCGCTGTACAAGTGGCGCGTGCGTTCGCGCATCTACCGCTGGTACGGTGAACTCATGTTCATCGAAAACGAGACGCGGCACAGCATGACCGCCGGAGAGAAGCGCGATTTCGGCAAGCGGCTCGACGCGATCGAGGACGTCGTCAACGAGCAGCATCCGCCGCTCGCCTACGCCGACCAGCTCTATGCGCTGCGCCTGCACATCGATTTCGTGCGGGCCAAGCTCGCCAAAGCCACGGTGGGGGACAAGGCGTCCTGACCCCGGCGGCGCGTTCGCTGGACTGTGACGAAGACGGAAGCGAGCGCGGGACTACCGGGATGGGGCGAGAGGATCTTCCTCGCCGAAGAATTCGAGGAGCGTGGCCGCCACGACCTCGGGCTTTTCCTCGGGCAGCCAGTGCCCGCAGTCGGCCACGATTCCGCCGCGCACGTCGTCGGCGACGCGCTTCAGCGAGTCGATGACCTCCATGCCGCGTCCGAAGCTCTTGTCTCCCAGCCCCAGCACGGGCATGCGCAGCTTGCCGCCCGATTCCAGCAACGCCCGGTTGTCGTCGGCGTCCTGCGGGAGCGTCCGGTACATGGAAAAGAGCGCCCGCATGGCGCCAGGCTTCACGTAGGTCCGCAGGTACTCCTTGCGGTCCTCTTCGCCGATGCAGTGGTTGAGGTAGCCGTAGTTGTCGAAGAGCCAGTCGAGGATCAGGTGCTCGCGGCCGATGAACAATTGCTCGGGGAGATCCGGCGTGCGGAAGAGGGCGTGATGCCAGCGGCGCCCACCTTGAGAGAAGTCGCCGCCGTCTCCTGGAATGACGACATCGAGGATCGCGAGCCGTCGCACGGCATCCGGGTGCCGGGCCGCCAGGGAAAATGCGACCGGCCCGCCCCAGTCGTGTCCGGCGAGGAAGAACCGGTCGAGCTTCATCGACTGCATCAGGCGCCAGATGTCCTCGGCCATCGTCTTCTTGTCGTAGCCGCCGGGAGGCCGGGACGAATCGCCAAGACCTCTCAGATCGGGAGCGATCACAAGATACTTTTCGGCGAGTGCCGGCATCACGTAGCGCCATTCGTGCGACGTCTGCGGGCAGCCGTGCACGAGGACGACCGGAAATCCCTTCCCTGCCGTGATGCAGTGGAGGATCACATCGCCGAGATCCACATCGTGGTGCGTCACCTGGGTCATTGCGCGTTCCTCAAGAGTTCCTTTCAGCCGAGCGCGCCGATGACCGCGCGCGTGATCGCGGCCGTGCCGTCGTTCCCGCCGAACTCGAACGGCACGATCGCGCGCGATGCGAACACGGAGTCGATGGCCCGCTCCAGGCGGGTGGCGGCATCCGCCAGCATCTCGATGCCGTGCCGGTCGCCGAGCCACTCGAGCATCATGGCGGCGGACAGCAGCATGCCCGTGGGATTGGCCTTGCCCTGCCCGGCAATGTCCGGCGCGCTGCCGTGCGCCGGCTGGAAGACGGCGTGCCGGTCGCCGATGTCGCCGGACGGTGCCATGCCCATGCCCCCGATCAGACCCGCGCCGAGGTCCGACAGGATGTCGCCGAACTGGTTCTCCACGGGCAGCACGTCGTACTCCCACGGCTTGCGGATCATGTTGAGCGCCATGGCGTCGACGTAGCAGTGATCGGCGGGAATGTCCGGGTGCCTCTTCGCGATGTCGAGGAATACCTGGTTCATCAAGGCCTGGCCGCGGTGCACGTTCGACTTGTCGACGCAGGTCACCCGGCCTTTTGCCGGGTTCCGCATGCGCCGGCGCTTCGCGAGCGCGAAGGAGAACTCGAACAGCCGCTCGGAGCCTGACCGCGTGATGAGACCGAGGTCGTAGGCGGCGTCGGGACCGCCGTCGGGAACGGCATCAGGATTCAGCCGGCCGTGGAACCAGCCTTCGGTCTGCTCGCGAACGATGACGAAATCGATTCCGGAGGCACGGGGGTCGGCAAGCGGCAAGGGCGTCCCCGGGATCGCGCGTACCGGCCGCACGCCCGCGTAGAGGTCGAGCTCCTTGCGCAGATCCAGCTGGGGGGCGATCTCGGTGCCGTCGGGGTAGCGCACGTGCGGCAGACCCATCGCGCCGAACAGCACCGCATCGGCTTCGGCCGACGCGCGCATGGACGAATCCGGAAAGGCGACGCCCGTATCGGCGTAGTGCTGCGCGCCGCCGGGATGCTCCTCGAAGCGCAGGTGCCATCCGCCGGTACGCGTTTGCAGAACGTCGAGCACTTCGATGCACGCGCTCATCACTTCGACCCCGACGCCGTCGCCGGGCAGGGTCACGATGCGGAAGTCGGTCATGGGGATGTCCCTGGTTCGGCGTCCGGAAGGCCTGGACGTGCCTCGACCGCGACGCGATGCAAGAGCGTGGCGCGAGACAGCGCGTTCAGCGACGGGCCGCGGACCGGGCCTGCCACAGCAATCCCCCCACGATTCCGGCCGCGGCACCGGCCACTGCGACGAAGGGCGGCCATCGGTTTCCTGGCGCCACCCACAGGGGAATGGAACCAAGCAGGAGTCCCGCGAGGACACCGAGGTAGACGCGCCACCAGTCGAGCAGTTCGAGAAGCGCGGTGCCCAGCCGGAGAGCCAGCGAGGCGCAGCGGCGCAGCAAGGTGCGTGCGCCCGGTGAGGTTACTGCGCCTGCATGGTCGGGTCGAGAGGGAACCCGATCTTCTTCAATCCGGCCCGTTGGACGGCCGCCATGATCTGCGCGACCTTCTCGTACTGCACGGTGCGGGCCCCGCGGATGTGAATCTCCGGCTGCGGTTCCTGCTTCGCCGCGGCGTCGATGCGCGATTGCAGTTCCTCGGCGGAGATTTCCTCGGCGTTCCAGTAGAGCTTCGCGTTCTCGTCGACGGAGAGGTTGATGTTCTCCGGCTTGGTCTCGTTCGGCTGATTGGTGGCGCGCGGCAGATCGATCTTCACCGCGTGATTCATGACCGGGATGGTGCTCATGAAGATGATCAGCAGCACCAGCA is from Betaproteobacteria bacterium and encodes:
- a CDS encoding alpha/beta fold hydrolase, producing MTQVTHHDVDLGDVILHCITAGKGFPVVLVHGCPQTSHEWRYVMPALAEKYLVIAPDLRGLGDSSRPPGGYDKKTMAEDIWRLMQSMKLDRFFLAGHDWGGPVAFSLAARHPDAVRRLAILDVVIPGDGGDFSQGGRRWHHALFRTPDLPEQLFIGREHLILDWLFDNYGYLNHCIGEEDRKEYLRTYVKPGAMRALFSMYRTLPQDADDNRALLESGGKLRMPVLGLGDKSFGRGMEVIDSLKRVADDVRGGIVADCGHWLPEEKPEVVAATLLEFFGEEDPLAPSR
- a CDS encoding isocitrate/isopropylmalate dehydrogenase family protein encodes the protein MTDFRIVTLPGDGVGVEVMSACIEVLDVLQTRTGGWHLRFEEHPGGAQHYADTGVAFPDSSMRASAEADAVLFGAMGLPHVRYPDGTEIAPQLDLRKELDLYAGVRPVRAIPGTPLPLADPRASGIDFVIVREQTEGWFHGRLNPDAVPDGGPDAAYDLGLITRSGSERLFEFSFALAKRRRMRNPAKGRVTCVDKSNVHRGQALMNQVFLDIAKRHPDIPADHCYVDAMALNMIRKPWEYDVLPVENQFGDILSDLGAGLIGGMGMAPSGDIGDRHAVFQPAHGSAPDIAGQGKANPTGMLLSAAMMLEWLGDRHGIEMLADAATRLERAIDSVFASRAIVPFEFGGNDGTAAITRAVIGALG
- a CDS encoding biopolymer transporter ExbD, coding for MAMGSLSDSEDEFNPEINTTPLVDVMLVLLIIFMSTIPVMNHAVKIDLPRATNQPNETKPENINLSVDENAKLYWNAEEISAEELQSRIDAAAKQEPQPEIHIRGARTVQYEKVAQIMAAVQRAGLKKIGFPLDPTMQAQ